Genomic DNA from Modestobacter versicolor:
CGTTGCCGAGCACCGGGATGGACACCTCCTCCACCAGCCGCGCGATGTGCGACCAGTCGGCGGTGCCGCTGTAGAGCTGGTCGGCGGTGCGGCCGTGCAGCGTGATCGCCGCCGCGCCCTCGTCCTGGGCGATCCGGCCGGCGTCCAGGTAGGTGACGTGCTCGGGGTCGATGCCGATCCGGGTCTTCACCGTCACCGGGACGTCACCGGCGGCCCGCACCGCGGCCCGGACGATGTTGCCGAACAGCACCCGGCGCCAGGGCAGGGCCGAGCCGCCGCCCTTGCGGGTCACCTTGGGCACCGGGCAGCCGAAGTTGAGGTCGATGTGCGCCGGGCGGGTGCCGGCCACCTCCTCGTCGACGAGCATCTCCACCGCGCGCCCGACCGTGGCCGGGTCGACGCCGTAGAGCTGCACGGAGAAGGCGTCGGCCTCGCCGGGCGCGGCCTGCACCATCTGCAGCGTCTTGACGTTGCGCTCGACCAGCGCCCGGGTGGTGATCATCTCGCAGACGTACAGGCCGGCCCCGAACTCCCGGCACAGCGTGCGGAACGCCGGGTTGGTGATGCCGGCCATCGGGGCGAGGACGACGGCAGGGTCGACGGTGAGCCCTCCGAGCTGCAGCGGCGGCAGCGCCGTCGCGCGCTCGAGGGTGCTGGTCACGTCGTCCAGGGTAGGTGGTGCCGCTCGCGGCCCCGTGCCGCCGGAGGGTGACCCTGCCTACCCGCTCAGTGCCGGGATCGCGCCGGAGCGCGCCCTCGACCCCGGTCCGGCCTGTACGCCCCCTCCCCCGCGCTCCTACGCTCCGCGCCCACGGAGCCCGGCGGCGTCCTGTGCGTCGTCGCCGGTGGAGGATGCACGTCGGCTCCGGGACCAGGGGGGAGCCCCGCGATGCACCTGCGGACCATCGGCCCGTACGAGCTGGAGTCGCTGATCGGCCGCGGCGGCATGGGTGACGTGCACCGCGCGCGCGACACCCGGCGCGAACGCCTGGTGGCCCTCAAGCTGCTGCCCGAGGTGCTCAGCGGCGACGCCGAGTACCTGTCCCGCTTCCGCCGCGAGCAGCACGTCGCCGCGCGGCTCCGCGAACCGCACGTCATCCCGATCCACGACTTCGGCGAGATCGACGGCCGGCTGTTCATCGACATGCGCCTGGTGGACGGCACCGACGTCGGCGCCCTGCTGGCCGAGGGCGGCGCGATGCCGCCGGCCCGCGCGGTGCACCTGGTGGGCCAGGTGGCCGAGGCGCTCGCCGCCGCGCACGCCGACGGGCTCGTGCACCGCGACGTCAAGCCCTCCAACGTGCTCGTCACGCCGCGGGACTTCGTCTACGTCGTCGACTTCGGCATCGCCCGGTCGGTGGGGATGACCCGGACGTCGCTGACGATCACCGGCGCGACGGTCGGCACGCTCGACTACATGGCGCCCGAGCGGTTCACCAGCATGCCGATCGACGGCCGGGCCGACGTCTACTCGCTGGCCTGCCTGCTGCACGAGTGCCTCACCGCCAGCCGCCCCTTCCGGGGCGACGACCTGGCCTCGCTCATGCACGCCCACCTCTACAGCGCCCCGCCGCGGCCCAGCACCCTCGCGCCCGCGGTGCCGCCGGCGATGGACGCGGTGATCAGCCGCGGCATGGCCAAGGACCGCGAGGACCGGTTCAGCTCAGCACTGGACCTGGCCGAGGCCGCCCGGCAGGCGCTGACGGCCACCGACCCGGTGAGCCGCCGCCCGCCGGCCGTCCGTGCCGCGACCCAGGTGCTGCCGCCCGCGGAGCCGGGCCCGGCGGTGTCCGGAGGCGACGACGGGACGACGGCACCGCGGCCGGCCGCCCTCCCGATGCCGGTCAGCTCGTGGGGCCTGCGGTCGGCGGACGGGGCGCACCGCTCGGTGGACGCGCTCCCCCCGCCGGCCGAGGCCCGCCGCACCTCGTCCACGCCGCCACCGCCGCCGCCCGTGCCGGCGCGGGCACCGGACGGGCCCGGTCCCGGCGACCCCGGGCAGCCGGCGGACGACGCGGCGCCGGAGCCGGGAGCGCGCCGGCCGGTCGGCCAGCGACTGGCGGTGATCGCGACCGTGGCCGCGGTGCTGGTGGCCGTGCTGGTCGCCGGCTACCTGCTCAACCGCCCCGACGACCGGGACGGCGCCGCGGCGGACAGCACCAGCACGGCGCCGAGCAGCCAGCCGGCGGCCACCCCTGCGCCGTCCCCGCCCCCGGCGGCGAGCATCCCGATCCCCACCGCGGGGCAGACCGTGGACGTGGGGCCCACCCCGGGCTACGTGCAGGTCGCGCCCAACGGCCGCTACGCCTACGTCACGAACCGGGACGCCGGGGTGGTGACGGTGCTGGACACGACGCTGGACGAGGCGACCGCGACCATCCGGATCGAGGCCGGACCGCCGAGGTTCGTCACGTTCTCACCGGACGGGAAGCGGGCCTACGTCACCGTCTACGACGACGAGAAGACCGTCAACGCGGTGGTCTTCCTGGACACGGCCACGCTGAAGGTGATCCGGACCGTGCCGGTGGGCACCCGGCCCTTCGCGCCCGCGACCACCCTCGACGGCCGGCGGCTCTACGTGCCCAGCCACGACGACGGTCTCGTCGAGGTGCTCGACACGGAGTCCGGCGAGATCGTCGACCGGGTCCCCACGCCGCCCAACCCGCACTGGGTGGTGTTCAGCAAGGACGGGCAGGTGTTCTACACCGCCGACCACGAGTCCGGCCTGGTCACCGGGTTCGCGACCGCGACCCACCAGGAGGTCGCGCGGATCCCCGTCGGGCGGGCTCCGCACAGCCTGGCGGTCTCCCCCGACGGCACCCGGCTGTCGGTCGTCAACTACGACAGCAACACCCTCGACGTCATCGACACCGCCACCCACCAGGTGGTGCAGCACCTCGAGCTGGACCTGCGCCCGCAGGACGTCACCTACGCCCCGGACGGCCGGCACCTCTACACGGCCAACGTCGACGGCCACACCGTCGACGTCATCGACACCGCGACCGGCGCCCGGACCGCCCGGATCCCGACCGGCAACAGCCCGACCAGCATCTCGGTGCTGCCCGACGGCCGGCGCGCCTACGTCACCAACCTCGACGACGGCACGGTCCGCGTCCTGGACACCGCCGCCGTGTAGAGCCGATGCAACGGCCCCACTGCAACGACCCCTGCAGCGGGGCCCTTCAGCAGCCGGGGAGGCGGGCGGCGAGGTAGGAGACGACCTGGTCCAGGCCGACCCGCTCCTGCGCCATGCTGTCACGCTCGCGCACCGTCACCGCGTCGTCCTCGAGGGTGTCGAAGTCGACGGTGAGGCAGAACGGCGTGCCGATCTCGTCCTGGCGGCGGTAGCGGCGGCCGATGGCCCCGGCGTCGTCGAAGTCGACGTTCCAGTTCTTCCGCAGCGCGGCCGCGAGGTCGCGGGCCTTGGGCGAGAGGTCGGCGTTGCGCGACAGCGGCAGGACGGCGGCCTTCACCGGTGCGAGCCGGTTGTCCAGCTTGAGCACCGTCCGGGTGTCGACGCCGCCCTTGGCGTTGGGCGCCTCGTCCTCGGTGTAGGCCTCGACCAGGAACGCCATCAGCGAGCGGGTCAGCCCGGCGGCCGGCTCGATGACGTACGGCGTCCAGCGCTCACCGGAGGCCTGGTCGAAGTAGGACAGGTCGGTGCCCGAGTGCTCCGAGTGGGTCTTCAGGTCGAAGTCGGTGCGGTTGGCGATGCCCTCGAGCTCGCCCCACTCCGAGCCGGTAAAGCCGAACCGGTACTCGATGTCGACGGTGCGCGTCGAGTAGTGGGACAGCTTCTCCTTCGGGTGCTCGTAGTGCCGCAGGTTGTCCGGGGAGATGCCCAGGTCGGTGTACCAGCGGGTGCGCTCGTCGATCCAGTACTGATGCCACTCCTCGTCCGTGCCGGGCTGGACGAAGAACTCCATCTCCATCTGCTCGAACTCGCGGGTGCGGAAGATGAAGTTGCCGGGGGTGATCTCGTTGCGGAAGGACTTGCCGATCTGGCCGATGCCGAACGGCGGCTTCTTCCGCGCCGCGCCCATCACGTTGGCGAAGCTGACGAAGATGCCCTGGGCGGTCTCCGGGCGCAGGTAGTGCAGGCCGGACTCGTCCTCGATCGGGCCGAGGTACGTCTTCAGCATCATGTTGAAGTCGCGCGGCTCGGTCCAGGAGCCCTTCACGCCGCAGTTCGGGCAGGTGATGTCGAGCAGGCCGTTCTCCGGGGCCCGGCCCTTCTTCTCCTCGAACTCCTCCTCCAGGTGGTCGGCCCGGAAGCGCTTGTGGCAGTTCTGGCACTCCGTCAGCGGGTCGGTGAAGACGCCGACGTGACCGGAGGCGACCCACACCTGGCGGGGCAGGATGACCGAGGAGTCCAGGCCGACGACGTCGTCGCGGCCCTGCACGACCGTGCGCCACCACTGCTTCTTGATGTTGTCCTTGAGCTCGACGCCGAGCGGGCCGTAGTCCCAGGCCGAACGGGTGCCGCCGTAGATCTCACCGGATGGGAAGACGAACCCCCGGCGCTTGCAGAGGTTGACCACCTTGTCCAGGCGAGCGGGGTCGGCGGTACGGGCGGGGGCGGTGTCGCTGGGCACGGGGGCTCCATCCGGCTGGCGGTCGGCGGCGGCCTCCCTGCAGGGGCCCGACACGAGCCTGCGAGTGGCGGGTGCAGGGAGGTCCTTCGAGACGGTAGTCGCCCCAGCCCCCGGTGCTGCCGCCCACCTGGCACGCGCTGTTCACCCGGAGCAGCCCGAGCGCGTCACACAGCCGCCCTACCGTGCCGATCGTGACCGCCCACGCGCCCGAGACGGCTCCCTCACCCCCGGCCCGCCCGGCGTCGATCGACCAACGGCTGGCCCGGGCGACCGCCACCCTGTGCCGCGACCACCCGGCACACGCCACGACGGTCCGCGGCGTCCTGGCCCCGCTGCGAGACCGGCTCCGCCGGGTCCACCTGGACTGCCAGGCGGCCGAGGCCGCCGCGTGGGCGGCGTACACCGCCGACCTGGACCGCGGCCTCGACGAGCTGGCGGTCGAGATGGCCCGGGCCACCCAGGAGCCCGGCGGGGACGTCGACGCCGTGCTCCGGCACACCGCCACCGTGCTCGAGCAGCGCGCCGTGGAGCTGCGGAAGACCCGGAGCTGACCCGAACGATCCGGGACCGGCCGTATCCCGTGGTGAGTCCGCAGGTCAGTGCCCCGTTCGGGTCACGACCCGGTGGTGCGCTGCCGATGTAGCGGGGGCACACCTGCGTACGCAGCCAGAAACCGTGCGAGGTGTCGTCCGAGAGGCTCGACGATGACCGGCCACCGCCTCACCGCCGCCCTGCGGCTGCGCTCGCTGCGCGTGCTGCTCGTGCTGGTGGTGCTCGCCTGCTCCACCGTCCCGCTGGCCGGCCTGGGCCTGTTCGCCTGGCAGCGCAGCGAGGGTGACTGGGTCACCAACTCCGGCGAGCTGCTGCAGAGCGAGGCCCGCTCCACGATCGACAAGATCGACCGGAACCTCTTCGAGCGCTACGGCGACGTGCAGGCGTTCGCCTTCAACCCCGACGCCTCGGCCGACCCGGGCACCGTCGCGGCCGCCGCGGACTTCTACAGCAAGAACTACGTCATCTACGACCTGCTGCTGGTCGTCGACACCACCGGCCGGGTCGTCGGCGGCAACAGCGTCACCGGTGACGGCGAACCGGTCGACCCGGCCACCTACGCCGGCGTCGACCTCTCCGGCTACCCGTGGTTCCAGCAGGCGCTGGCCCTGCCGGCCGGCCAGACCTACGTGGAGGACCCGCAGGTCGACCCGCTCGTCAGCGCGGCCACCGGCCGGGACGACGCCACGCTGGTGTTCGCCGCCCCGGTCTACGGCCCCGACGGATCTGCCCAGCGGCTGTGGGTCAACTGGGCCTCGGTGCCGCGGGTGATCGGCCAGATCATGGACGAGCAGGTCGCCGGGCTGAAGAGCCGCGGCCTGGACGTGACCGCCCAGATGCTGCGCAGCGACGGCGTCGTCCTGGTCGGCCCGGGCGCCGAGGAGCAGCTCGACCTGACCGGCACGGGCTCCCCCGCCGCCACCGCGCTGGTCGGGGGCGACTCCGGGCACGGCACCGACGAGCTCGCCGACGGCACCGGCGAGGACGTGGAGAAGGTGCGCGGCTGGTCGGCGTCGCAGGGCGCGCTCGGGTTCGCCGGCTACGGCTGGGGCGTCGTGCTCAGCGAGGACCTCTCCGACGCCGTGGCCCCGGCGTCCGCACTGCTGAAGGCGGTGCTGCTGGTGGCCGTCGTGGTCGCCGCCGTCGTCGCCGTCGTCGCGCTGGTCGTTGCCCGGGCGATGACCCGGCCGCTGGACCGCGCCGTCGAGGCGCTGGAACTGGTCGCCGAGGGCGACCTGCGGCCGCGGCTGCCCGAGTCCGGCACCGAGGAGCTGCGCACCCTGGCGGTCGCGCTGAACCGGTCGCTGGAGAACATGGGCGGCGCGCTGAGCGCCCTGCGGGACAGCACCGGCGACCTGTCCGGGGCCTCGGACCAGCTGCGCGGGCTCTCCGACGACGTCGCCCGGGACGCCGCGCGCGGTACGGCGGTCGCGAACACCGCCCAGGAGGCCACCGAGGCGGTCAGCGGCAACGTCCGCACCGTCGCCGCCGGGGCGGAGCAGATGGGCGCCTCGATCCGGGAGATCGCGCACTCCACCTCCGAGGCCGCCCGGGTCGGCGCGTCGGCGGTCAGCGCCGCGCAGGAGACGACCGCGGTGGTCGCCCGGCTCGGCGAGAGCTCCAAGCAGATCGGGGACGTCGTCGGCGTCATCACCTCGATCGCCGAGCAGACCAACCTGCTCGCGCTCAACGCCACCATCGAGGCCGCCCGGGCCGGTGAGGCGGGCAAGGGCTTCGCCGTGGTGGCCAACGAGGTCAAGGAGCTGGCGCAGGAGACCCAGAAGGCGACCGAGGACATCGTCCGCCGGGTGGAGGCGATCCAGGCCGACACCGCCGGGGCGGCGGCGTCCATCGCCGAGATCGCCGCCGTCGTCGGCCAGGTCAACGACTTCCAGCAGACCATCGCCTCGGCGGTGGAGGAGCAGAGCGCGACGACGGCGGAGATGAGCCGCAACGTCGCCGAGGCCGCCAGCGGCACCGACGGCGTCAGCTCCAACGTGCGCTCGGTGACCGAGGCGGCGCTGTCCACGGCCCGCTCCACCGAGTCGACCCGGGAGACCGCCGCCGCGCTCGCCACCATCACCGACCAGCTGCGCGGCCTGGTGTCCCGGTTCGAGCTGCCCTGACCGTGGTGGAGTTCGCACAGCCCGGGCCCCCGACGTCGGCGGATCCGCACAGCGCGCCGGGCCGCGGTGACCGGGCCGGCGCAGCGAGGATCCGGGCATGCCGTTCCTGAGCCGCCGCACCACCGAGGTCGCGCCGCTGCCGTTCGACCCGCGCTCGCCGGAGGGCCTGGCCGCCCGGTGGGTGCAGTGGGTCGCCGCCGCGCGCGCCGACAAGAACCCGATCGCCGACGAGACGGGTGAGGACGCCGCGGCCAACCAGCCCAGCGACGTGTTCTTCCTGGCCGGGTCCTACGGCGAGCGGCTGGTCCGCCGGTGCGTCGTCCCGGCCGGCCGCGACCTGTTCATCCCGGCCTTCTGCAACTTCGAGCGCAACCCCGACGGCCCGCCGCAGCCGATCGAGTCCGCGCACGGGTCGATCGCGGTCGACGGCGCGCCGCTGGAGGCCGACTGGATCTCCACGCCGGTGCCCTTCCTGGTCTCCGGTGCCCGGCTGAACCTGATGACCGGCCGCACCAAGCCGGTGCCGATGACGACGTGGGGGCTGTGGAAGCTGATCCCGGCGCTGCCGCAGGGCCAGCACGAGGTGCACGCGGTCGGCGGCGACGGGCACGGCTTCGTGGTCGACGTGCGGTACGAGCTGCTGGTCAACGCGCCCAGCTCGGTGCCCTGGGTCTGACTCAGTCGGTGAGGTAGACGCCGGGCTCGTCGAGGGCGTGCACCCACACCGGCGCCCCGGCGATCTTCACCTCGGCCGCCGAGAGCGCCCGGCGGTAGGCACCCACGCCGTCCCAGGTGGTGCAGAGCGCGAACAGCCCGGGCTCGTCGGCGGCCCGGCCCAGCTCACCGGTGCGGAAGCCGGGCCGGGCGCGCAGCGCGGTGAGCAGCTCGCCGGCCGCCGCCTCGAAGGCAGCGACGTCGTCGGCAGCGACCCGCAACCGGGTGACGGCGAACACCGGCTCAGGCACTGCCGAAGCGGCGCTGCCGGCTGGCGTACTCCTCGACCGCCTGCCACAGGTGCCGTCGGTCGAAGTCGGGCCAGAGGGTGTCCAGGAAGACCAGCTCGGCGTAGGCGGCCTGCCACAGCAGGAAGTTGCTGGTCCGGTTCTCACCCGAGCTGCGCACGAACAGGTCGACGTCGGGCATGTCCGGCTCGTCGAGGAACCGGGCGACCGTCTCCTCGGTGACCTTGTCCGGCTTGATCCGGCCGGCGGCGACCTCGCGGGCGATGGCCGCCGCGGCGTCGGCGATCTCCGCGCGGCCGCCGTAGTTCACGCACATGGTGAGGGTCAGGACGTCGTTGTCGCGGGTCAGCTCCTCGGCGATCTCCAGCTCCTTGATCACGCTGCGCCAGAGCCGCGGACGGCGACCGGCCCAGCGCACCCGCACGCCGAGCTCGTGCATCTCGTCGCGGCGGCGGCGGATCACGTCGCGGTTGAAGCCCATCAGGAAGCGGACCTCCTCGGGGCTGCGCCGCCAGTTCTCCGTGGAGAAGGCGTAGGCGCTGATCGCCCCGATGCCCAGCTCGATCGCGCCCTCGACGCAGTCGAACAGCGAGGCCTCGCCGGCCTCGTGCCCGGCGGTGCGCGGCAGCCCGCGCTGCTTCGCCCAGCGGCCGTTGCCGTCCATCACGATCGCCACGTGGTGCGGCACCTTGTCCGCCGGCAGCTCCGGCGGCCGCGCGCCGGACGGGTGCGGGTTGGGCTTCTTCACCTCACGCCTCACCGTGTCACCGGTTCGGCTCCGCGGATCGCTCCGCTCCTCGCTCGTTCCTCGCTGCGGTGCTCACGATCCTGTCGCCTCACGTTCGGTCCACCAGCGGCAGCGAGCGCAGCCCGCGCTCCAGGTGCCACTGCAGCAGGGCGGCGACCAGGCCGCTGCCCTCCCGCCGGTTGATGCCCTGGCTGGCCTCGGCCCGGGCCCAGTCGCCGGACAACAGCGCCTCCATCAGCTCCACGGTGACCGGGCTCGGCATCGCCGAGCCGGTGGGTCGGCAGGACGGGCAGACCGTGCCGCCGGCCGGCACCGAGAAGTGCCGGTGCGGGCCCTCCTCACCGCAGCGCGCGCAGTCGCCCAGCGCCGGCTCCCAGCCGGCGACGGACATGGCCCGCAGCAGGAACGCGTCGAGCACCAGCGGCGCCGGCTTCCCGCCCTCGGCGAGCGTGCGCAGCGCCCCGACGACGAGCAGGAACATCCGCAGCGACGGCTCCTTCTCCTCCGCCGTCAGCCGGTCGGCGGTCTCCAGCACGGCGGTGCCGGCGGTGTAGGCGCGGTAGTCGCCGACGATCTCGTTGCCGTAGGACCGGATCGACTCGGCCTGGCTGACGATGTCGAGGTTGCGGCCGGTGTAGAGCTGCAAGTCGACGTGGCTGAACGGCTCGAGCCGGGCGCCGAACTTGCTCTTGGTGCGCCGCACGCCCTTGGCCACCGCGCGCACCTTGCCGGTGCGCTTGGTCAGCACGGTGATGATCCGGTCGGCCTCACCCAGCTTCTGGGTGCGCAGCACGATGCCCTCGTCGCGGTAGAGGGACTGCGGGGTGCCGCTCACGGCGCGCTCAGTAGCCCAGCCGGTTGAGCTTCTTCGGGTCGTCCTGCCACTCCCCCAGCACCGTGACGTGCAGGGCCAGGTGCACCCGGCCGCCCAGCAGCGTCTCCAGCCCGACCCGGGCCTCGCTGCCGATGGCCTTGATCGTCGCGCCGCCCTTGCCCAGCAGCATCGGCTTCTGGCTGGCCCGCTCGACGTGCAGCAGGGCGTGCACCTCGGTGAAGACGGCCTCGGGGTCGCGCGGGTCGGGCTTGCGGTTGATCTCCTCGACCGTGACGGCGAGGGAGTGCGGCACCTCCTGGCGGACCTTCTCCAGCGCGGCCTCGCGGACCAGCTCGGCGATCTGCCGCTCGACGTCCTCGTCGGTGGTCTGCTCTTCGGGGTACATCGGCGGCCCCTCGGGCAGCAGCCCGATCAGCAGGTCCTCCAGCAGGCCGACCTGGTCGCCGGACACGGCGCTCACCGGCACGATCTCCCGGGCCTCGACCAGCTGGCTCGCCGCGACCAGCTGCTCGGTGATCGCCTTCTTGCTGGCCGTGTCGGTCTTGGTGACCACCACGACGATCGGGGTGGAGATCTCCTTCAGCTGCCGGGCGATGAACGCGTCACCGGCGCCGACCGGCTGGTCGGCCGGGATGCAGAAGACGATGACGTCGACCTCGGAGAGGTTGTCCCGGACGACGTCGTTGAGCCGCTGGCCGAGCAGGCTCTTGGGCTTGTGCAGCCCGGGGGTGTCGACGAGCACGAGCTGGCCGGCCGGCCGGTGCACCACCCCGCGGATGGCGTGCCGGGTGGTCTGCGGACGGTTGCTGACGATGCCGACCTTCTCGCCGACCATCGCGTTGGTCAGCGTGGTCTTGCCGGCGTTGGGACGCCCGACCAGGGCAGCGAAGCCACTGCGGTACGGCGGCTGATCGGGGGTGGTCACGCCGTCCAGTCTCCCACCCGGCACCGACAGCACCGTCGGACCGGCCCGCGGCACCCGCCTGGGAGCATGGCCGCATGCCTCCCCGGTCCCGACGCGAGAACGGTGAGCCGCTGGTCGTCCGGGCGGCGGTCGACCGCGAGCGGCACGTCACCCAGGTCACCAGCTACGGCTACTTCGCCCGCCGCGGCCCCAAGCGGTACGTCACCGTCACCCCGCGCCCGCTCCGCTACTGGCAGTACGACCCGGCCCGGCCGTGGGTGTTCGTGGCCACCGCGCTCGCCGTCGCCGCCTGGCTGGCCTTCCTCGGCTGGCGCGACGGCAGTGCCGCCGTCGCCGGTGAGGCGCCGCTCGCCATCGGGCTCGCCCTGGTCGTCGTCATCGGGGCCACCGCCCGGTTCACCATCAGCGACCACGCCGTCTCCAGCGACATCGCCGGGCTGCGGCAGACGTCGTCGTTCCGGGTGGTCCCGCTGGTGCTGATCAGCGAGGTCGTCCCGGGCCGACCGCCGGCCGGCTGGCCGAAGGCCCGCAACCGGGGCGGGTGGTGGCCCGGCCGCCGGCGGATCAGCGTCCGCCACCTCGACCTCGACGGCGTCACCGAGAAG
This window encodes:
- the dusB gene encoding tRNA dihydrouridine synthase DusB, whose amino-acid sequence is MTSTLERATALPPLQLGGLTVDPAVVLAPMAGITNPAFRTLCREFGAGLYVCEMITTRALVERNVKTLQMVQAAPGEADAFSVQLYGVDPATVGRAVEMLVDEEVAGTRPAHIDLNFGCPVPKVTRKGGGSALPWRRVLFGNIVRAAVRAAGDVPVTVKTRIGIDPEHVTYLDAGRIAQDEGAAAITLHGRTADQLYSGTADWSHIARLVEEVSIPVLGNGDLWEADDALRMVAETGCAGVVVGRGCLGRPWLFGDLAAAFAGSPRRTLPGFREVAAVMHRHATLLAADQGELHGCTDFRKHVAWYLKGFSVGSDVRRALAMVSGLDELAELLDRIPDQPYPEAVLGAPRGRTSQPRPVALPEGWLADRDDPRPPAGAELETSGG
- a CDS encoding glycine--tRNA ligase encodes the protein MPSDTAPARTADPARLDKVVNLCKRRGFVFPSGEIYGGTRSAWDYGPLGVELKDNIKKQWWRTVVQGRDDVVGLDSSVILPRQVWVASGHVGVFTDPLTECQNCHKRFRADHLEEEFEEKKGRAPENGLLDITCPNCGVKGSWTEPRDFNMMLKTYLGPIEDESGLHYLRPETAQGIFVSFANVMGAARKKPPFGIGQIGKSFRNEITPGNFIFRTREFEQMEMEFFVQPGTDEEWHQYWIDERTRWYTDLGISPDNLRHYEHPKEKLSHYSTRTVDIEYRFGFTGSEWGELEGIANRTDFDLKTHSEHSGTDLSYFDQASGERWTPYVIEPAAGLTRSLMAFLVEAYTEDEAPNAKGGVDTRTVLKLDNRLAPVKAAVLPLSRNADLSPKARDLAAALRKNWNVDFDDAGAIGRRYRRQDEIGTPFCLTVDFDTLEDDAVTVRERDSMAQERVGLDQVVSYLAARLPGC
- a CDS encoding antibiotic biosynthesis monooxygenase family protein, which encodes MPEPVFAVTRLRVAADDVAAFEAAAGELLTALRARPGFRTGELGRAADEPGLFALCTTWDGVGAYRRALSAAEVKIAGAPVWVHALDEPGVYLTD
- a CDS encoding serine/threonine-protein kinase, whose protein sequence is MHLRTIGPYELESLIGRGGMGDVHRARDTRRERLVALKLLPEVLSGDAEYLSRFRREQHVAARLREPHVIPIHDFGEIDGRLFIDMRLVDGTDVGALLAEGGAMPPARAVHLVGQVAEALAAAHADGLVHRDVKPSNVLVTPRDFVYVVDFGIARSVGMTRTSLTITGATVGTLDYMAPERFTSMPIDGRADVYSLACLLHECLTASRPFRGDDLASLMHAHLYSAPPRPSTLAPAVPPAMDAVISRGMAKDREDRFSSALDLAEAARQALTATDPVSRRPPAVRAATQVLPPAEPGPAVSGGDDGTTAPRPAALPMPVSSWGLRSADGAHRSVDALPPPAEARRTSSTPPPPPPVPARAPDGPGPGDPGQPADDAAPEPGARRPVGQRLAVIATVAAVLVAVLVAGYLLNRPDDRDGAAADSTSTAPSSQPAATPAPSPPPAASIPIPTAGQTVDVGPTPGYVQVAPNGRYAYVTNRDAGVVTVLDTTLDEATATIRIEAGPPRFVTFSPDGKRAYVTVYDDEKTVNAVVFLDTATLKVIRTVPVGTRPFAPATTLDGRRLYVPSHDDGLVEVLDTESGEIVDRVPTPPNPHWVVFSKDGQVFYTADHESGLVTGFATATHQEVARIPVGRAPHSLAVSPDGTRLSVVNYDSNTLDVIDTATHQVVQHLELDLRPQDVTYAPDGRHLYTANVDGHTVDVIDTATGARTARIPTGNSPTSISVLPDGRRAYVTNLDDGTVRVLDTAAV
- a CDS encoding methyl-accepting chemotaxis protein — translated: MTGHRLTAALRLRSLRVLLVLVVLACSTVPLAGLGLFAWQRSEGDWVTNSGELLQSEARSTIDKIDRNLFERYGDVQAFAFNPDASADPGTVAAAADFYSKNYVIYDLLLVVDTTGRVVGGNSVTGDGEPVDPATYAGVDLSGYPWFQQALALPAGQTYVEDPQVDPLVSAATGRDDATLVFAAPVYGPDGSAQRLWVNWASVPRVIGQIMDEQVAGLKSRGLDVTAQMLRSDGVVLVGPGAEEQLDLTGTGSPAATALVGGDSGHGTDELADGTGEDVEKVRGWSASQGALGFAGYGWGVVLSEDLSDAVAPASALLKAVLLVAVVVAAVVAVVALVVARAMTRPLDRAVEALELVAEGDLRPRLPESGTEELRTLAVALNRSLENMGGALSALRDSTGDLSGASDQLRGLSDDVARDAARGTAVANTAQEATEAVSGNVRTVAAGAEQMGASIREIAHSTSEAARVGASAVSAAQETTAVVARLGESSKQIGDVVGVITSIAEQTNLLALNATIEAARAGEAGKGFAVVANEVKELAQETQKATEDIVRRVEAIQADTAGAAASIAEIAAVVGQVNDFQQTIASAVEEQSATTAEMSRNVAEAASGTDGVSSNVRSVTEAALSTARSTESTRETAAALATITDQLRGLVSRFELP
- the recO gene encoding DNA repair protein RecO, with the protein product MSGTPQSLYRDEGIVLRTQKLGEADRIITVLTKRTGKVRAVAKGVRRTKSKFGARLEPFSHVDLQLYTGRNLDIVSQAESIRSYGNEIVGDYRAYTAGTAVLETADRLTAEEKEPSLRMFLLVVGALRTLAEGGKPAPLVLDAFLLRAMSVAGWEPALGDCARCGEEGPHRHFSVPAGGTVCPSCRPTGSAMPSPVTVELMEALLSGDWARAEASQGINRREGSGLVAALLQWHLERGLRSLPLVDRT
- a CDS encoding isoprenyl transferase encodes the protein MRREVKKPNPHPSGARPPELPADKVPHHVAIVMDGNGRWAKQRGLPRTAGHEAGEASLFDCVEGAIELGIGAISAYAFSTENWRRSPEEVRFLMGFNRDVIRRRRDEMHELGVRVRWAGRRPRLWRSVIKELEIAEELTRDNDVLTLTMCVNYGGRAEIADAAAAIAREVAAGRIKPDKVTEETVARFLDEPDMPDVDLFVRSSGENRTSNFLLWQAAYAELVFLDTLWPDFDRRHLWQAVEEYASRQRRFGSA
- the era gene encoding GTPase Era, producing the protein MTTPDQPPYRSGFAALVGRPNAGKTTLTNAMVGEKVGIVSNRPQTTRHAIRGVVHRPAGQLVLVDTPGLHKPKSLLGQRLNDVVRDNLSEVDVIVFCIPADQPVGAGDAFIARQLKEISTPIVVVVTKTDTASKKAITEQLVAASQLVEAREIVPVSAVSGDQVGLLEDLLIGLLPEGPPMYPEEQTTDEDVERQIAELVREAALEKVRQEVPHSLAVTVEEINRKPDPRDPEAVFTEVHALLHVERASQKPMLLGKGGATIKAIGSEARVGLETLLGGRVHLALHVTVLGEWQDDPKKLNRLGY